The window ATGTATTGCTCCAGCAAATATTCTTTCTGTGTCTGTTGCAGCAGGCGGCATAGCTTTTCGCTGCAATTTTCTAATGTATAAAGCTGTGCCAACGCATCTTCTGATACCGGCTGCTGTTGCAATTTCTGCTCCTGCCGCGCCCATGCCTGCGGCCATTCCTGCTCGGGCAGCAAGGTTTTCCAGCGGCGGTAATAAGCTTCATCAATCTGATTATCGCCAAACGCCAGCGCTTTGGCATAGTCACACGCAGCTTGCTGTTGCCCGGTTTGTTCGGCGATTTCCAGCAATAAAGCCGACCATTGCCGCGTTTCTTGGTTCGGGTTTTGTTGCAGCGCCTGTTTCAGCAATTTTTCGGCCGCCTGCCATTGCTGTTGCGCCATTAATTGATCGACTGCGATTCGGCGCATTTTCGGATAACGCAGCATAGTTTGCATCCATACCTGCGCCCGCGCCTCGTCGATAACGGCCAATACTTGATATTTGCGCACGGCCAAATCTTCACGCTGATAGCCGTTATCCCGCTTTAAGTTTGCCCACTCCTGCTCCAGCCAGATCAATACTTCATCTGCACGCCCGAAAGCACACAATGCTTCTTGCCACAGCAACGAGGCTTCCTCAACGGCAATCCAATGGGTTTCACGGTCATCCATCATTTTGCGCCAAAATTTTTCAATTTTTACCCGCAGCTTGGCATCGCCCTGTCGGTGCAGCCGCCCGCTGGTTTCGATGCAGTAAAATATCAAATCGCCCAAATAGCCGCCTGAATCGTCTGAGCGCTGGATGATGCTGTTCAAACGCTGATACACCTTATGATAAACCGCAAACCTATCGGCGGTATCCAGCCCGGCGGCCTGCTCCAGCAACGCCCACACTTCATTGCCCAAACGGCCGCTTTCATGATAATC of the Uruburuella testudinis genome contains:
- a CDS encoding SWIM zinc finger family protein; amino-acid sequence: MSAPDPIAAVLGTTIAERGADYCRRGKVVSMQQQADGAWLAQVSGSQAAQVYRVQLRFFDNGALKQALCDCPYDGLCKHIAAVWYALSADQLPAPNVAEKPPRKLRVLQPPANTAAAQDLLDTATALFRRYARGCDYHESGRLGNEVWALLEQAAGLDTADRFAVYHKVYQRLNSIIQRSDDSGGYLGDLIFYCIETSGRLHRQGDAKLRVKIEKFWRKMMDDRETHWIAVEEASLLWQEALCAFGRADEVLIWLEQEWANLKRDNGYQREDLAVRKYQVLAVIDEARAQVWMQTMLRYPKMRRIAVDQLMAQQQWQAAEKLLKQALQQNPNQETRQWSALLLEIAEQTGQQQAACDYAKALAFGDNQIDEAYYRRWKTLLPEQEWPQAWARQEQKLQQQPVSEDALAQLYTLENCSEKLCRLLQQTQKEYLLEQYIGRLNETQQSAAALNWLDLTMAATVSLKERKHYAKWVKKLNHLYDRFPAVREPMGVRMAEVRQTYAANRPAMLQEMLRLKAAG